TGACGACGTCGGAGCGGGCGCTGGCCTGGGCTGCGTCTTCACCGCTGGCCGTCTCGGCGGACTCGGCCGAGTCGTTCAGTGCGACCCCCGCGACCGTCTCCGAGTCCGACGCTGTGGTCGAAGCGTCAGTGGCTGTCGAAGCGTCGGCAGCCGCGTCGGGGCCGCCGGTTCCACTCGAACCGCTGGGGGTCGGGGGGCGATCCCCGCTACTCGAGCCGCTCCCGGAGCCGACGAAGTTTCTGACCGTGGCGGCAGCGTTGCCGACCGCACCGGTGACCGACTCCTGTTCGGGTCGTTCTGGTGGTTCCGCGTCGCCCGGCGGTTCTGCGGGGACATCCGCCCCTTCGGGGTGGAACTGGAACTTCGTGCCGCCACAGTCCGGACAGCCCGAGAGCATCTCCTTGGAGCCGTCGGCGAACACGTGGCCGCAGGTCGTACACTGGTGTGGCATCAGTTGCGAGAGACGAGTGCGCTGATGAGCGTTTCGTCCTTGTGCAGGGTCTCGATCTGGTCTGCCGGCCCGATCACGGTCAACTTCTTCGGCGTCGATTCCTTGCCCATGAGTCGGCCGAGGAAACTTCCGTCGTCGTCGCCTGACTGGGGATAGCTCTCGATCTCGATCCCGTTGAACTCGTCCGGGCTGATCTCGGTCATCGTGACCTCGATGAGCCGGGATTCCTCGTCCGGCGTGAGGCCCTCTTCGAGGATCACGATGTTGCCATCGCGCACGCCGTCGAGGATCATCCGGATCTTCTCCATGCTCGTCAGGCCCTCCATCCGCTGGGCGCTGATCATGTCGATCTGCACGCCTTCACCGTCGTCTGGTGCTTTGACTTCTGCCATCGTGATCACCCGAAGTACTCCGCGATCTTGTCGTAGACCTCGTCCATGTTGTCACCTTCGAGTGCCGACAGCGGGATCGTCTCGTGCTGGGGGAAGGCGTTGCGGATCCGCTGGACCGACGAATCTTCCTTGTCGATCTTGTTCGCGAGGATCAGCACCGGCAGGTCCTGACTCTCGATGATACCGATGAGCATCGTGTTGACCTGCGTGAACGGGTCGGTCGTGCTGTCCAGCACGTACACCACGCCGTCGACGTCCTCGCGGAGCCAGTGCATGGCCTCGGCGACGCCCTCGGTCGCCTCCCGCGACCGGCGGACGGCGTCCTCTTTCTCCATGTCGTGTTCGAGAAACTCCGTGTAGTCGACCTTCGTGGTGACGCCGGGCGTGTCGACGATGTCGATCGAGACGGTACCGCCGTCACGCTCGATTTCGACGTTCTCCTTGCGGCGAGCCCGACGAGTCTCGTGGGGAACGTGACTCTCCGGTCCGACGGCGTCGCCGTGTTCTGTCCAGTCGCGAGCGATCCGGTTGGCGAGCGTCGTCTTGCCCGCGTTCGGAGGCCCGTAGATGCCGATACGTTTCGGGTCTTGTTCAGAGAACAGCGTCGCCGCCGCACGGGAAATGCTGTCCCTGAGTCCTGTGAGCAGTCCCATCCTCAGTATTCCTCCCGCGCCCGATTCCGGGCGTCTGAACGTACAAGCTTCGCGTATTCACTTAAGTTTGCGTCAGACATACATAAACGACCGTACAGGAATCGGGTAATTCGAGGTGAAACAGAGGGGTTCGAAAGGAGGGGAAAAACGGTGAAATCGTAGACCCCCCGGGCACGCGGAGAAAAGCGATCAGGCGGACCGGAAACGAAGGGGTTTGCAGGTGGAGATTCGACAGTCACGCGCGTTGCGAGGAATACTAGATGGAATTACGCGTGACTAGAGGTGAAACGAGGGTTACTAGAGTGGAAATGGGGGTTACTAGAATATAGTGCTAGTACCCTAGAAGTCCTAGAGGGGGCGATTGGGCATACCCCCACCCCTTCGTTTCGACTGGAGTCCTGAGACCCCAGGGGGTGGGAGTTGGCGAGACAGGGTCGGACGGTTGGAATAGGGGATGAATTTCGAAGACGATCGGTGGCGCGCAGATGTAGTTCGGAACTGATACGCTCGACGTGCTGTGTATCTATGACGTGAACAAGACAGAATCGCTAGAGGAGCGTTTCTAGTCGAACCGACCCCGAGAACGGACTTCGAGAGAGGAGATAAGGCGTCTCCGAAAGAAGATAGGCAGCGGCAGAGATCCGACGAAGAAACCTCCCTAGAAAACTAGCTAGTACAAGAAGAGAGTCGGTTGTGCTGTCTCTCTAGACTGTCTAGTGCAGTACCCACAATACAACGCAACTTATCCCCACTACGGATGTGTTACAACGGTACCCGTATTAAATCATTCGTCTTCTAGGAGACGGTCTGACCCCCTCCCCCACCCTGTTGTGTCGTTCCACCCGAAACGAAGGGGTGGGGGGACAGACCCACCATCTCAGAAATATGTCCCAGGGCTAGGGACAGAAAATCGATCGCCGTATCGATCTCCCTTCGACGAACCTGTCTTTCGATCACCAGCTGAGCTCGGATCGATCCCTCTCGTTCCGTAATATTTAATATGCTGTCAACCACGGGTTCCTTTTGGTTCAACTGGACACGGCGCGAGACGGCAAAGACCGGTATTCCGGCGATATCGGCCCTCTCTATCGCTATCTCTCTTCGCGCCGTGTCATTTCCACCTGAAGACAAGGGGAGCGGCCATCATGACTGACACAGACCACGACTCCGAGAACGGGACCGACTCCGGGCAGACGGAGGCCCGATCCAGCGTATCGATCGACGAGCAGAGCGATCCGGACTCCGGGTCGTCAGTCCTCGACGACGTCGTCCTCGATTCGGTCGAGGACGCCGACGAGGACGCCGACGAAGCCTCCCGTGGGTTGTTCGACGACCTTCTCAGTGGCGAGCCGATCTTCGAGAAGAAGGAGGTCCTTCGCCCGTCCTACACGCCGCGGAAACTCCCCCATCGGGAGGACCAGATCAACAGCATGGCGACGATTCTCGTCAGCGCCCTCCGCGGAGATACCCCGTCCAATATCCTGATCTACGGGAAGACAGGCACTGGAAAGACTGCCAGCGCGAAGTTCGTCAGCGAGGAACTCGAAACCACGTCCCAGAAGTACGAGGTCCCGTGTGAAGTCGAGTACATCAACTGTGAAGTGACCGACACACAGTACCGGGTACTCGCCCAGCTCGCGAACAAGTTCATCGAGAAGAACCGCCAGCATCTTTCCGACCACATCGACGAACTCGAAGGCTTGCGTGAGCGTGCTCGTGAGGACGGGACGGTCCTCGCGACCGAGGAGTTCGAGTCCCTCGACGATCTCGACTCGACGATCGAAGACCTCCGTGAGGAACGCGACAGTTTCGAAGAAGTCCCCATGACCGGCTGGCCGACCGACCGCGTCTACAACAGCTTCTTCGAGGCCGTCGATCAGACCGAACGCGTCGTCGTCATCATGCTCGACGAGATCGACAAGCTCGTCGAGAAGTCCGGTGACGACACCCTCTACAACCTCTCGCGGATGAACTCCGAACTGGAGAACTCCCGCGTCTCGATCATGGGAATCTCCAACGACCTGAAGTTCACCGACTTTCTCGATCCTCGTGTCAAATCTTCACTCGGTGAAGAGGAGATCGTCTTCCCACCGTACGACGCAAACCAGCTTCGAGACATTCTGGAGGCTCGCGCACAGGTCGCCTTCGAGGACGACTCGCTGTCGGGCGAGGTCATCCCGCTGTGTGCCGCGTTCGCCGCCCAGGAACACGGCGACGCCCGCCGCGCGCTCGACCTCCTCCGGACCGCAGGCGAACTCGCCGAGCGTGACAAGACCGACAAAGTGCTGGAGGATCACGTCCGACAGGCCCAGGAGAAGATCGAACTCGACCGCGTCGTCGAAGTCGTCCGTACCCTCCCCACCCAGTCGAAACTCGTCCTCTTCGCCATCATCCTCCTGGAGAAGAACGGCGTCCACAACATCAACACCGGCGAGGTCTACAACATCTACAAGAGTCTCTGTGAGGAGATCGACGCCGACGTCCTCACCCAGCGCCGCGTGACCGATCTCATCTCGGAACTGGACATGCTCGGTATCGTCAACGCCGTCGTCGTCTCCAAGGGACGATACGGCCGTACCAAAGAGATCTCGCTGTCGGTCCCGATCGACGAGACCGAAGCCGTCCTCCTGAGCGACTCACGACTCGGCGACATCGAGGACGTCCAGCCGTTCGTCCAGGCCCGGTTCGATCACTGACGCCGATACGCTGTTGCAGTACTGAGGGAGACGCGTCAGCCGAGCACTGGCCGAGTGGACGATTCAGCCGGTCGCGTTCGTCATCGCCTCGCCACTGGCCGTCAGGTTCGTGTTCGTCGGCGGTGTCGCGCTGGCACTCGCACTCAGCCTGATGTTCCCCAGGTAGGGGACGGACAGCTCTGCCGTGCCGATGATCCACTTCGGTTTGACGGGGCTGTCCGCGATTCCCGAGACCTGATCGTAACTCGGATTCGCGTCTCCTTTCGTGATGAACCCGTCGTGTGGGGCCGGACAGTTCGGCACCCGATTTCCGCTGCTTCCACGTTCGCAGACACTGTTTCCGTTGAGATACTCGGGATCGGCCTTCTCGACCCAGTTCTCACCCTCTTCGACCCAGAACATCGCGCGGTGTATCACGGGCGTGTCGCGTTCGTTGCCGTCCGGTTCGTAGACGACCACGTCTCCGGGGCCGTCGAACTTCGTGTAGCCCGTTCCCTCGGCCGCCCGAGCGGTGACGATTCCCGTCTCGTGGGCGTTCGGGCCAGGGAACCGATCGCTCTCCATGACGAACACCAGATCGCCCCGCTCCAGGGTCGGCTCCATGCTCCCGCTCTCGACGGCGACCATCGGCGGCCAGATCCCGCTGGCGGTGAACAGCAACGCCCCGATCAGCGCGACGATCACTACACTGCTGGCCAGATCCCAGACGTAGAGCACCCAGTTTGGGACGTCTGACTCTCCCGGAGTGCGCTGGCGAGGCGCTGATTCGTGGCCACCCCGATGAGACTGGGTCTCGGTTTCGTGCTGCGACGACGCTCGTTCGCGCCGATCCGCCGACCACTGCTCGGACTCTCCCGGAGCCCCATCCTCGTGGCCGCTTTCGGGAAACCCCTCGTTGGCGTCGTCCCGGCGGGAGGGCTGGTCGTCGCCGGCCGACTGCCACTCGTCGTCTCGCATTGTTGCTGTTCATCCAGTCGAGCGCTACCAATCTTTCGCTTGCGGCGTGTCGTCGCGCGCCGTTCGCTTTCTACGAGACGCTCGCTTCACTCGCGTCTCGCCATCCGCCAATCTTTTGCTCACCGACGCGAAGTTCGCTGTGTGCCTCTGGAGACGCCCGCCCGGATCGTCAGCGAACTCGCAGCCCGCGGCTACAACGCCGAACGCGAGGCCATCACGTTACTCGCCGACGCTGAGGACACCGACGCGGCACTCGAACGCGCACTCGAAGCCGTCCCCCAGGACGCGCTGAAAATCGAAGTCTCCCACGTCAAGCGATCTCTCGAAACCGACACCGGGCCCGCCAGTGCTGACCCACCGTCGGCTGCTGGAACCACGCCATCGTCTCCGCCGACTGAAGACCCCTCTGTTTCGACTGGAAACAACACCCAAACATCGACAGATAGCGGCGGGCTGGATGCAGTCGAAACGGAGGGGGGATCACGTCACATCGATCCCGAGCAGCTCGTCGTCGACATCGCCGGCGACATGACAGGTGAGTCGACCGGGACGGGCGAGTACAAGGATTTCGTGGCGGTCTTCCGCGATCGCTACGAGCGTCTCTCGAAGAAGTTGCGTGGGCGGGTGAACCACCGCCCGACCGACGCACTCGAAGCCCTGCCCGGCAACGAGGAGGCCGCGCTCGTCGGGATGGTTAGCGACATTCGCTCGACCGCTAGCGGCCACTGGCTGGTCGAACTCGAAGACACGAACGGGACCTTTCCGACGCTCGTGATGAAAGACCGGAAGATCGCCGATCTCGTCCAGGAACTCCTGCTGGACGAGGTGATCGCCGTCGAGGGGACGCTGGCCGACGACGGCGGTATTCTGTTCGTCGACTCGCTTCACTTTCCGGACGTCCCGCGGACCCACGAACCCTCGACGGCCGACCGACCCGTGAAGGCCGCACTCATCAGCGACGTCCACGTCGGCAGCCAGGAGTTCATGGCCGACGCCTGGCACCGCTTCGCCGACTGGCTCCACACCGACGACGCCGAGGGTGTCGAATACCTCCTGATCGCCGGGGACATGGTCGAGGGCGTCGGCGTCTACCCCGACCAGGACGAGGAACTGGACGTCATCGACATCTACGACCAGTACGAGCGCTTCTCGGAGTACCTGAAAGAAGTTCCGGGCGACATGGAGATCGTCATGATCCCGGGCAACCACGACGCCGTCCGCCTCGCAGAACCACAGCCGGCCTTCGATTCGGAACTTCGGGACATCATGTCCGCCCACGACGCCCGTTTCACCTCCAACCCCTCGACCGTGACCATCGAGGGCGTCTCGGTGCTGATGTACCACGGGGTCAGTCTGGACGAAGTCATCGCCGAGCTGCCCGACGAGAAAGCCAACTACGACGAGCCGCACAAGGCGATGTACCAGCTCCTCAAGAAGCGCCACGTCGCGCCCCAGTACGGTGGTCACACCCGCCTCGCACCCGAAGAGAAGGACCATCTCATCATTGACGAAGTGCCCGACATCTTCCACTCGGGGCACGTCCACAAACTCGGCTACGGGAAGTACCACAACGTCCTCACGATCAATTCGGGCTGTTGGCAGGCCCAGACGGACTTCCAGAAGAGCGTGAATATCGATCCTGACGCCGGCTTTGCACCCATCGTCGACCTGGAGACGCTGGAACTCACGATCCGCAGTTTCGGTTGATTTGGCTGGAACAGGACAGTATTGCTGCTTGTCACCTGCTCCGGCGATACCGGACGGTAGACGGTGGTTATACGGTCCCCACGGCTGAACGGATAGCTGAATCATGAGTGACGACCGCGGATTCGAGACGGACGCCCTGCACGTCGGTCAGGAAGAGCCGGACCCGGCGACGGGCGCGCGAGCACCGCCGATCTACCAGACGACCAGCTACGTCTTCGAGGACGCAGAGGACGCGGCCCAGCAGTTCGCCCTAGAGAAGCCGGGCCACATCTACTCGCGACTGATGAACCCGACCTGCTCGATGCTGCAGGAACGGCTCGCCGCACTCGAAGGTGGGGTCGGTGCCGTCGCCACGGCCTCGGGAATGGCCGCGCTCAATCTGGCGACCTTCCTGCTGGCGGACGTCGGCGACAACGTCGTCACCGCCTCCGCACTCTACGGCGGGACCTACACCTATTACACCCACACTGCGCCGCGCAACGGCGTCGAGACGCGCTTCGTCGACACACTGGACTACGACGCCTACGAAGAGGCCATCGACGAGGACACGGCCTACGTCCACCTCGAAACCATCGGCAACCCCGCGCTGGTGACCCCCGATATCGAGCGTATCGCCGACATCGCCCACGAGAACGACACGCCGCTGTTCGTGGACAACACCTTCGCGACACCCTACCTGTGTAACCCGCTCGAACACGGCGCGGACCTGGTGTGGAACTCCACGACCAAGTGGATCCACGGCTCCGGAACCACGATCGGTGGCGTCCTCGTCGACGGGGGCTCCTTCCCCTGGAGCGACCACGCCGAGAAGTACCCCGAAGTCGCCGGCGACAACCCCGCCTACCACGGCGTCAACTTCGAGGAGCGCTTCGGCGAGGCCGCCTTTACATACGCGGCCATCGCTCGCGGGCTGCGTGACCTGGGCTGCCAGCAGTCCCCCTTCGACGCCTGGCAGACGCTGCAAGGTCTCGAATCGCTGCCGATGCGGATGGATCGCCACTGCGAGAACGCCCAGCTCGTGGCGGAGTGGCTCGAAGACCACGAGGAAGTCTCCTGGGTCACCTATCCCGGCCTCGAATCACACGAGACCCACGAGAACGCCTCGAAATATCTCGACGGCGGCTACGGCGGCATGATCACCTTCGGGCTCGAAGAAGGGTACGAGGCCGCGCGTGACACCGTGGAGTCGACCGAGTTGGCGAGTCTGCTCGCGAACGTCGGCGACGCCAAGACGCTGATCATCCACCCGGCGAGTACGACCCACCAGCAGCTTTCGGACGAAGAGAAGGCCGCTGCCGGCGTCACCGACGACATGGTCCGGCTCTCGGTGGGTGTCGAGGACCCGCAGGACATCATCGACGATCTGGATCAGGCGATCACCTGGTCGACGCACTAGGTGTTTCTGTCTTTTTGTCGGGTGCTACTCGTTGGCTAGGAATCGTCGCTATCACTGGGGGCAACAAGCAGGGAAAGCCCTCGCCTCGCTGGCGGTCGCTGAGAAGGATATCTTCGCTCGCTTTGCTCGCTCAGATAGAGCCTGCTCAGCGACTCCACTACGTCGCCAGCGAGTCTCGCCCTTTCAATCCGCCAGGATCCGCACCGCTACAGCAGGCCTGCCCTTCCGCCACCACTTTTTCCTCCCTCGGGTTTCCTCGTTCGCTTTGCTCACTGCGGGAACCACTCGGTCAGAAAAACGTGGGGAAAAACGACCCGGACGACTCACTCACTTCGTTCGTTTGCGTCCGGTGAAACGGCGTTCGCTTCGCTCGCCGTATGCTTGTACTGACCGCACAGCAGGCCTGCCCTTCCCCGAGTCGCGCGCTGAAACGCGCTCCTGGCCACCGCCGAGCGGTCAGGAAGCGTGTTCCGGCGCCACTCGCGCCGGAACCGGGGAGGTGTGGGGCTACAATAAGGCGGTTGCGGTGATGTCACCTGGAGGAATGAAAGGGCGAACCACGATCGCGCCGAAGGAGCGTCGCCTGAGCGACCACTATCCGAGCGAAGCGAAGATATGTCGCTCAGCGACCGCGAGCGTGGTGAGGGCTTTCGAGGCGTTGTCGTCTCAAGTGGTCGCGGTTCCTAGCGAGCGTGAGGGCTTTTCCGGGTCGTTGCTGGTCTCTGTTGTGTCGTTATTTCCTAGCGAGCGTGGAGAGGGCTTTCGAGGTGGTTCTCTCTCGACCAGCTATCCCCTCCACGCACGTTTCCACCCGAACCTAGGGGGTCGTATAGGTCGTGATCGCCGAAATATCCCCCTCAGCAAAGGTCATTACATCGACGAACGCGGTAATCTGCTTCCCACCCGCGGACAACAACCGCCCTTCGACGGCCAGCCCATCCGCCTGCTCGTAGATCGCGTCGATCGGATGGCTCGTGTCGCTCTGCGGACGCTCCTCGCGCATGAACTGGACGAACTCGGCCCGCCCATCGATCGTCATGTCGGGGCGTCGGTGGACGAAATCGGGCGTCAGAATGGATTCGAGCGTCTCGTAGTCGTGCTCGTCGAGCGACCGATAGTACGTCCGTGCGGTCGCCGCTCGCTCGTCCATACCCTCTCTGGGTCCTCACCCGAGTAGAAACCAGTGGTTCTTCGCCGATTCATAGTGATTACTGTCGGTCTGTTCCACATCGACCGCCCGGAGTCGGGCGGTCGTAGTGGTAAATCGCTACACTATCACTCCGAGGACTCTCGCTGGTCGCCCTCGCTGCCTTCCAGTTCGGCAGCGATTTCGGCGACTTCTTCGTCCGAGACATCCGCGTCCTCGCGCTCGTCTTCGTCGCCGTCCGCGCGGTCCTCGCCACCGCTTTGCTGTTCGAGTTCGGCTGCGATCTCGGCGACTTCCTCGTCTGAGACGTCCGTGTCCTCGTCACTCTCCCGCTCGCCGTCCGCTCGCTCATCCTCCGCGAGTTCGACCGGCTCGGTTCGGTTGTCCTCGACCGGTTCCTCGGCCTCGGGTGCGACCGCACCGACGGCGTCCTCGATCTGGCCGGCCTCGGCCCCGCCGGAATCGCCCATCTCGACGCCCTTCCCGCCGTACTCGCGGGCGCGGCGCTCGGCCTCGGTCTCCATCCCCCGTTTGTCTTCGTCCTCGTCGTCGTCGATCTCGACTTCCTCGACTTCGAGGTCGACACCGCCGGCGGCTTCGAGGTCGTCCTCGTCGGCGGCCTCGTCGCGGATCTCGTCCATGATCGAGGTCTTCTCTTCGCGTTCGAGGAGGATCTCACCGTCTTCGCTGACGATATCGTCCGGGTTCAGCGGTTCCTCGATGTCACGGGCGGTCTCCAGCGGCGCCTCGGCGTCCTGACGGTACCCCTCGCCAACGGCCCCGTCGCCACTGGAGTAGGCGTCTGCGGCGTCGGCCAGCCAGTCGGCAGCCTGCCACAGCGAGTTGGCCTTGCTACGAGCCCGATCGAACGGTTCGTCCAGCACTGGCGAATCGCTGAATCGGAAGGCCGTGTCGAACTCCTCGGCGGCCTCCTCGAACTCCTCGCGAGCCCGCTCGAAGTCGCTCCGGGCGATCATCCAGTCGTGGTCGCCGAACCCGTTCATCGCACTCGTGAACGCCCGCCGCCCCTCGACGTAGTGGGCGTGGCCGACTCGATACCGAGAGAGGGCCGTCGAGTCGCCGCCGATCGCTTCCACTGTCACGCGGATGGGTTCGACCTGCGGGAGCTCGTAGGGGTCGCTGGTCGTCCAGCGATACTGGATCATCCCGTTGAGATCGATCACGAACACGGCTCGCTGGAGCAGATACCCTTCGTCGCGGTCGTCGACGACGTCGTAGGCCTCGCCCACCTCTCGACGAGTGTCGCTCAAAAGTGGGACCTTGAGGTCGTAGCGGTCGGCGAAGACGCGGTGGCTGTGGACGCTGTCGGGCGAGATCGCCAGGATCGTCACGTCCTTCTGCATGGTGAAGAGATCGAGTTCGCCGACGTCCGATCCCTCCTCGTCACAGGCGGGGTTGAAGTCCGCGGGGTAGAACATGAGGATCACGACCTCCTCGCCGAGGTACGAATCGAGGGACTGGCGATCGAATTCGCCGTCGACCACCCCTGGCAACTCGAAGGTCGGCGCGTCGTCCCCCGCTCTGGGCATGTCACCGAAAAGTAGGTGTATATAGTTAATACTGCTGGCTCTTTTCGCGTGCTGTAACGACCGGAACGGTCGGCTTTTGCCCGCGGCCACCCTACGAACCGCCAGTGGAGCTTCACGTCCGCTACGAGGGCAACGACGACCCCGACAAGTGTAGCGCCCGCAAGCTCGCTCGCTTCGACCTCGCCGAGCTACACCGCTCGACGCGAGCCACGCCATCTGGAGTCGTCCTCAACCCCTTCGCCGAACAGGCGCTGTCGCCTGCAGATGCCGACCGGAAGCGGCTGGTCGCGCTCGACTGCTCGTGGGAGACTGCCGAACGCGAGGCCTTCGATCTTGACGGTGTCCACCGCGCACTCCCCTTCCTCGTCGCCGCGAACCCGATCAACTACGGGACGGCCTTCCAGCTCAACACCGTCGAAGCGTTCGCCGGCGCGCTCGTAATTCTGGGCCACCGCGAACAGGCCGAAGAGATCCTCTCGAAGTTCTCGTGGGGCCACACCTTTCTGGAACTCAACGAGGAACCCTTGCGGCGCTACAGCGAGTGTGCCGACTCCGCCGAGATTCTCGACGTGCAGGACGACTATCTGGCCGACGAATGAGGGCGTCCGACGCGGGAATACTCATAGTGATTACTGTATAGTAACAATTGAAACGATTTACACACCGATCGCACTGTTGTCGTGCGATCGTGTGTGCATTGACTTTCAATGGCTACTATAGGTCTGTTCCACATCGACTGCCCGGAGTCGGGCGGTCGTAGTGGTAAATCGCTACAGTAATCACTATCAGTCCTACCAAAGTTTACGCTACGCATCTAAGTGCCTTTCGGGGATTCGCACCTCGTGCAGTCATACAGCCCGTTTTTTGACGCTCAATGGCATTAGACGACGTAAATAGATGTTCGCGAACGTGTTCGATACACTCCTGTTTCTCTCGCCCGAATTCGGCAGTCGCGTACAGTTCGGCTGGACGATCACCGTCCACATCCTCTTTGCGTCGCTGTCGATCGGCCTCGCACCGTTCATCGTCTACTTCACGTACAAGGACGTGAAAACGG
The Halapricum salinum genome window above contains:
- a CDS encoding Zn-ribbon domain-containing protein gives rise to the protein MPHQCTTCGHVFADGSKEMLSGCPDCGGTKFQFHPEGADVPAEPPGDAEPPERPEQESVTGAVGNAAATVRNFVGSGSGSSSGDRPPTPSGSSGTGGPDAAADASTATDASTTASDSETVAGVALNDSAESAETASGEDAAQASARSDVVSPDELPDTDASDPPAEGQVVQQPDDGSDRPDLSELREELNDQFESIKVLEPGQYELNLMELYDREEYIIALQEDGKYSIQVPDRWQD
- a CDS encoding DUF2073 domain-containing protein: MAEVKAPDDGEGVQIDMISAQRMEGLTSMEKIRMILDGVRDGNIVILEEGLTPDEESRLIEVTMTEISPDEFNGIEIESYPQSGDDDGSFLGRLMGKESTPKKLTVIGPADQIETLHKDETLISALVSRN
- a CDS encoding Era-like GTP-binding protein, with protein sequence MGLLTGLRDSISRAAATLFSEQDPKRIGIYGPPNAGKTTLANRIARDWTEHGDAVGPESHVPHETRRARRKENVEIERDGGTVSIDIVDTPGVTTKVDYTEFLEHDMEKEDAVRRSREATEGVAEAMHWLREDVDGVVYVLDSTTDPFTQVNTMLIGIIESQDLPVLILANKIDKEDSSVQRIRNAFPQHETIPLSALEGDNMDEVYDKIAEYFG
- a CDS encoding Cdc6/Cdc18 family protein, which codes for MTDTDHDSENGTDSGQTEARSSVSIDEQSDPDSGSSVLDDVVLDSVEDADEDADEASRGLFDDLLSGEPIFEKKEVLRPSYTPRKLPHREDQINSMATILVSALRGDTPSNILIYGKTGTGKTASAKFVSEELETTSQKYEVPCEVEYINCEVTDTQYRVLAQLANKFIEKNRQHLSDHIDELEGLRERAREDGTVLATEEFESLDDLDSTIEDLREERDSFEEVPMTGWPTDRVYNSFFEAVDQTERVVVIMLDEIDKLVEKSGDDTLYNLSRMNSELENSRVSIMGISNDLKFTDFLDPRVKSSLGEEEIVFPPYDANQLRDILEARAQVAFEDDSLSGEVIPLCAAFAAQEHGDARRALDLLRTAGELAERDKTDKVLEDHVRQAQEKIELDRVVEVVRTLPTQSKLVLFAIILLEKNGVHNINTGEVYNIYKSLCEEIDADVLTQRRVTDLISELDMLGIVNAVVVSKGRYGRTKEISLSVPIDETEAVLLSDSRLGDIEDVQPFVQARFDH
- a CDS encoding S26 family signal peptidase, yielding MRDDEWQSAGDDQPSRRDDANEGFPESGHEDGAPGESEQWSADRRERASSQHETETQSHRGGHESAPRQRTPGESDVPNWVLYVWDLASSVVIVALIGALLFTASGIWPPMVAVESGSMEPTLERGDLVFVMESDRFPGPNAHETGIVTARAAEGTGYTKFDGPGDVVVYEPDGNERDTPVIHRAMFWVEEGENWVEKADPEYLNGNSVCERGSSGNRVPNCPAPHDGFITKGDANPSYDQVSGIADSPVKPKWIIGTAELSVPYLGNIRLSASASATPPTNTNLTASGEAMTNATG
- a CDS encoding DNA-directed DNA polymerase II small subunit, whose amino-acid sequence is MPLETPARIVSELAARGYNAEREAITLLADAEDTDAALERALEAVPQDALKIEVSHVKRSLETDTGPASADPPSAAGTTPSSPPTEDPSVSTGNNTQTSTDSGGLDAVETEGGSRHIDPEQLVVDIAGDMTGESTGTGEYKDFVAVFRDRYERLSKKLRGRVNHRPTDALEALPGNEEAALVGMVSDIRSTASGHWLVELEDTNGTFPTLVMKDRKIADLVQELLLDEVIAVEGTLADDGGILFVDSLHFPDVPRTHEPSTADRPVKAALISDVHVGSQEFMADAWHRFADWLHTDDAEGVEYLLIAGDMVEGVGVYPDQDEELDVIDIYDQYERFSEYLKEVPGDMEIVMIPGNHDAVRLAEPQPAFDSELRDIMSAHDARFTSNPSTVTIEGVSVLMYHGVSLDEVIAELPDEKANYDEPHKAMYQLLKKRHVAPQYGGHTRLAPEEKDHLIIDEVPDIFHSGHVHKLGYGKYHNVLTINSGCWQAQTDFQKSVNIDPDAGFAPIVDLETLELTIRSFG
- a CDS encoding O-acetylhomoserine aminocarboxypropyltransferase/cysteine synthase family protein, whose protein sequence is MSDDRGFETDALHVGQEEPDPATGARAPPIYQTTSYVFEDAEDAAQQFALEKPGHIYSRLMNPTCSMLQERLAALEGGVGAVATASGMAALNLATFLLADVGDNVVTASALYGGTYTYYTHTAPRNGVETRFVDTLDYDAYEEAIDEDTAYVHLETIGNPALVTPDIERIADIAHENDTPLFVDNTFATPYLCNPLEHGADLVWNSTTKWIHGSGTTIGGVLVDGGSFPWSDHAEKYPEVAGDNPAYHGVNFEERFGEAAFTYAAIARGLRDLGCQQSPFDAWQTLQGLESLPMRMDRHCENAQLVAEWLEDHEEVSWVTYPGLESHETHENASKYLDGGYGGMITFGLEEGYEAARDTVESTELASLLANVGDAKTLIIHPASTTHQQLSDEEKAAAGVTDDMVRLSVGVEDPQDIIDDLDQAITWSTH
- a CDS encoding nuclear transport factor 2 family protein codes for the protein MDERAATARTYYRSLDEHDYETLESILTPDFVHRRPDMTIDGRAEFVQFMREERPQSDTSHPIDAIYEQADGLAVEGRLLSAGGKQITAFVDVMTFAEGDISAITTYTTP
- a CDS encoding peroxiredoxin family protein, yielding MPRAGDDAPTFELPGVVDGEFDRQSLDSYLGEEVVILMFYPADFNPACDEEGSDVGELDLFTMQKDVTILAISPDSVHSHRVFADRYDLKVPLLSDTRREVGEAYDVVDDRDEGYLLQRAVFVIDLNGMIQYRWTTSDPYELPQVEPIRVTVEAIGGDSTALSRYRVGHAHYVEGRRAFTSAMNGFGDHDWMIARSDFERAREEFEEAAEEFDTAFRFSDSPVLDEPFDRARSKANSLWQAADWLADAADAYSSGDGAVGEGYRQDAEAPLETARDIEEPLNPDDIVSEDGEILLEREEKTSIMDEIRDEAADEDDLEAAGGVDLEVEEVEIDDDEDEDKRGMETEAERRAREYGGKGVEMGDSGGAEAGQIEDAVGAVAPEAEEPVEDNRTEPVELAEDERADGERESDEDTDVSDEEVAEIAAELEQQSGGEDRADGDEDEREDADVSDEEVAEIAAELEGSEGDQRESSE
- a CDS encoding DUF367 family protein, whose protein sequence is MELHVRYEGNDDPDKCSARKLARFDLAELHRSTRATPSGVVLNPFAEQALSPADADRKRLVALDCSWETAEREAFDLDGVHRALPFLVAANPINYGTAFQLNTVEAFAGALVILGHREQAEEILSKFSWGHTFLELNEEPLRRYSECADSAEILDVQDDYLADE